The following DNA comes from Malania oleifera isolate guangnan ecotype guangnan chromosome 12, ASM2987363v1, whole genome shotgun sequence.
ttttattgggttggagctaaTTGCTCGTCAGAATGTTTGACCCAGAGGAGGCGCGGGCCAAGCGTTGACCTGCTTTTATTGGCTAGActattttgggcatatcagttgtcccccctttagtttcaaatttctggacgAAATTTTGAACAATCGCTGTGTTTGCACTTTTCCTCTGGAATATGTAAtgctccctcttcttcttcttcttcttctttttgggtGTTCCGAGCTGATATTCCGAGCTGCTTCGTGGAGGACTTTTACCGAGCTATTCCGAGCTAGGCAGAATTTGCCGAGCTGATGTTCCGAGTTGATATTTTGAGCTGGTCCGTGGGGCATTTTTCCCGAGCTGATATTCTGAGCTGCCTCGAGTGGGAATTTTATCGAGCTGTTTCGTGTTGGGCAGAATTTACCGAGCTGATGTTCTGAGCTGATATTTCGAGTTGCTCTGTGGGGCATTTTTCTTGAGCTGATATTTCGAGCTGCCTCGAGGGGGACTTTTACCGAGGTGTTCCGAGTCAGAATTTTTTGAGCTGATGTTCCGAGCTGATATTTTGATCTGCTTCGTGTAGGAATTTTATCAAGCTGTTCGAACTGGGCAGAATTTGCCGAGTTGATGTTCCGAGCTGATATTCTGAGCTGCTCTGTGGGGCATTTTTCCCGAGTTGATATTCCGAGCTACCTTGAGGGGGACTTTTACCGAGCTATTCTGAGTTGGGCAGAATTTCCCAAGCTGATGTTTTGAGAGCTGCTCCatggagtatttttttttttagctgcTCCGTGCTGGGCAAACTTTTCCAAGCTGAAGTCCCGAGTTGCTTCatggagcatttttttttttgagctgCTATTCCGAGCTGCTCCATGGAGTATTTTTTTCGAGCTGCTCCGTGTTGGGCAAACTTTTCCGAGCTGAAGTTCCGAGCTGCTCCATGGAGCATTTTTTTGAGCTGCTCCGTGGTGGGTAGACTTTGCCCAGCCAAAGTCCCAAACTCCTTCGTGTAGCATTTTTTTTCGAGCTGCTTCATGGAGTATTTTTGCCAAGTTGGATTCTGGCCGATCGGATGTTTGCCGGGCTGCTTCATGCAGAGTTTTGCTTAGCAGTTCTAGTTGAGCTGCCTCGTAAAGCGATTTTGTCGTCTTGCTTCGTGGTACTTTTTTGCGGAGCAGGTTGTTTCGGGTAGCTTTCCTGTGCAGTTGTTTGGCTTACTTGTTGTTGGCCTTAAGAGCGGTGCTCTTCATTTGGGCctgttttgcctaatgagtcgtgctcgtTTGCTGGGTTTtttttggcctcacgagtcgtacTCATCAGTTGGGCCTGTTTTtcctaatgagtcatgctcatttgttgggctgtctttggcctcacgagtcgtacTTGTCAATTAGGCctgttttgcctaatgagtcgtgctcatttgctGGGCTGTcgttggcctcacgagtcgtacTCGTCAATTAGGCCTAGTGAGATATCCTCATTTATGAGGGGTTTCAATCTGACCCTTTTCTGAGGCGTCATCACCGTCCTTTCGAGACTTCATCTATCTTGCATAAGTGTGATAAATGCATGTTTAAATGTGTCGTACCTTGGGAAGTCACTAAATGAAATGTTCTCATTTATGGGGTGTCAGACTGATGCTTTTTCTGAGGCGACGTTGTCCTTCCGAGGCGCCGTCTATCCTCAGGAAGTTGCATATTCTCGGTATTGGCACCACGGTCGTGCACCTGCAGTGATTTTCTGTATGTACATGGATCTCTGTGTCCTTTCTCTTTAGAGACGCAATCCTTTTTCTGCAGACGATAATTTTTTGAGATTCCCGCTTCCTCGGGGATTTGTGTCGCCCTCTTTTTATAAAGGCCAAGCCCCCTTCATTCGTTTCTCATCTTCACCCAAAGGGTCCCCTACTTGTCGTTAGGTACGCTCTCCCTTGTCCCCTTTCAATTGCATGTTTGTTTTTTTGTTCCTCATGTTCTTCACTATTCTTGCATTCACTTTGCCTGTTTGATCTTTTCTTGTATGGTAACTTTGCTATTTTGATGCAAAATTTACTGGTTTGATCTGTTTTGGCATCTTTCCTTCTTTGTTTTTGCTGGGGTCTCACCCATTTGATCCATTTGTAAAAGTTTTGTTTCATTCATCTCAGTCTTTGTTTTCCTGATGGAGTCTTCCTCGTAGCCTTTGCGGGCTCCAACTACAGTGAGGAGCGCTCATTATGACCTCACCCCCTTCGATTTGCAAAATATTCGTTACTTTTTTGTAATCCCCCAGAGTATTACTGTTAGGTTACCCTTTGTTTCAGAATCAGCCCTTAATCCAGGCTCTGAGGAGCTCTTCCTGTGCACGGATTACTTGGACCTGGGTCTTAGACTCCATTTTCCCCCCTTCATCTCTAATGTATTACATTTTTACCGAGTAGCGCCCTCCCAATTGGTTTTGAACTCTTACCTTATGCTCACCTATTTTTCCGTCCTCCTACTTTGTCTGGGCCATCAGCCTACAGTTCCTCTCTTTAGGAGTTGCTTCCAAATGTGAACGCACTCTGTAGAGATGGAGCTGTATTATTTCAACTCTTTACCAAGTTATAAGCTTTCTACGCCGGGCAGCTCTTCCATACACAATTGGAAGTCCCGGTACTTCTTTGTCTTGGGAGAGTTGAACTATATGGGCTCTCTTGTCTGGTCTGCTCCTCTGGATAGTAACGTTATCTATCCCTATCCACCTTTTTATGCAGGGCTGCGTGTAGGTTATCCGCTAACTCACTTGTTTCCCTTTCaacatcctttttttttttggtatttcgAGTGTGTCACATTCTTCTGAGGCTTTCCCCCCAAAGAGTAGACCATCTTGAAAGAGCTGCGAGCCCTTGGCGAACAGGGGATTGTCCCTCACAAGGAGCTGCTCCAGGAGCGTGTCCTAGTGCAATGGGGGATCAACCCTATTTCCCCAAGTCTTACCCTgccttttatttttatatatgtgTTCGGATATTCCTGCTATTGTCGGCGTTTTTATCTTTTTTCTGTGTCTTTGCAGATATGGACTTTAACAGatatgaatctctcatgggggAAGCTAAGAAGTAGAGGGCGAGTAGGAGGAGGAAGAATATGAGGGAACTCGAAGGAGAATCTTCTCAAAGGGATGCACCTGCTATAGGTGATAGAAGCTCCTGTTGGAGAGAACATCGCTCCTCCTCTTCCCGTCCCCACGGCTTATACTGAGGCAATCTTTCATGAGCCGACCCATTCTGCTTCTGCTCTACGCCGGGCGGTACACGTGGAAGACTCTGTGCAGACTCAGTGCTCTTTTCCTGATGTTCTTTCAGTGAAGATCGGCCACACCTCTTACCAAGTATACTTTTCAACCggtttatttttcttctttcggTGCAGTTTTACTAATCTGTTTTCCCCTGTTTCCCTTTTTGGCTAGCAACAATGGCCTTGGTGCAGGAGAAAAAGGTGGCCGAGATGTATCGCCAAACACTGGATGCGAGGGAGAAGTATGTGATTGCTCAAAATGAACTCCACAATGTCGACAATCGGGAACGCACTCTCTAGGTGGAAGTTGAGCGTATCCCTACAGAGGAGATTCCTGGTGCTGCTGCTGATGCGGCCTGAACTGCTATGAAGGAGTATAAGGGCTCTTCACGGTTTGTCTTTGACACCACGAAGACCTATCGACTAGGGTTTAGGAGGTGCCGAGAACAGGTGAGAACTAAGCACCCGAATCTCCCTTTGGAGGGCATTTGCTCACATGGTTATGGAGACAAGAGTTCAGACTCCGCAGAGGATGAAGAGGAAGAGGGGAAGAGGAGAAGGTAGGAGAAGGGAGCAAAGCGAGCTAGTACGCTGAAATTTTATTTGTAGCTCTTGTTTAGTCTTATTGAGGCATTACAACTGATGTATTTGAGAATTTATTACTATGTTGTAAGAAACACTTTATGAATAATACTTTTTCAACATAGCAGAGTTCCATGTATTATGAATTTTCTTCCCCCCTATCTCCTCCAATTTGTATGTCCCTAGTTTGATCTTTACTGCAACTCGGTATGGGCCTTCCCAGTTTGGCTTTAGGTTGTGCGAGCCTGACTCTTGTCGGCTAATTCGGTTCTTTCTGAGGACCAAGTCTCTGGGTCGGAAGTTGCGTACTCTTACTTGATAGTTGTAGTATCTTGCCACCCTTTGTTGGTAAGCAGCGATTTTAATGTCGGCCTAATCCTTTCTCTCCTCTAGAAAGTCTATTTCTTCCCTGACCTCTTCGTTGTTGTCCCGCTCGTTGAAGTATTGCCTCTGCCAAGAGGGGATACCCACCTTTACTGGGATGACGACTTCTACCCCAAAGGCTAGCATGAATGGGGTTTCCCCTGTCGCGGCTCGCTGGGTTGTGTGGTATGCCTAGATGATGAAGAGGAGCTCTTCTGCCTATCTCCCCTTCATAGATTCGAGCCTTGTCCTTAGGCTATAAAGTATGGTACGATTCATGTTTTCGACCTGTCCATTGCTTTGGGGGTGTGCTACCGACGTGAAGAGTAGTTTGATGGATAAGTCCGAGCAGAATTTTTTGAAGCGCTCATTATCAAATTGTCTTCCTTGATCAGTGATTATAGCCCACGAAATTCCGAACCAATAGACCACTGATGTCCAAACGAATCGGGTGATGTTTCGCTCAGTTATGTGGGCTAGCGCTTCGacttctacccacttagtgaagtaATCGATCGCTACCAGCAAGAATTTCCTTTGTCCGATTGTCGGGGGCAGAGGTCCCAAGATATCTATCCCCCATTGGGCAAAGGCGCAGCGGCTAACCAAGGGGGAGAGTGGATTGGAGGGTGTGTGTGGTATTCCCCCACAACGTTGGCAGCTATCACATCTTTTAACAAGCTCGATCGCGTCCTTTCTCATCATGGGCCAGTAAAACCCTTGCCGTAGGGCTTTATGAGCTAGAGCCCTACTGGCTAGATGGTTTCCACATATTCCTTCGTGGATTTCTCTCAGGATGTAGTTTCCTTCTTCTCTGCTCAAGGAACGGAGGTATGACAGCGACAAAAATCATTTGTATAGCTCCTGATTTATCAGTGTGTATCTTTCCGCTTTCCTTCTCAATTTAAGGGACTCCTTTTTATCCCCTGACATGGATCCGTTGCAGAGGTAACACAATAAAGGCACCCTCCAGTCTCCATCTTTGACTTCGGAATGCAGTGAGTTGATTTTGTACTCCTCGTATAAAGTTTTCGCGATTCACTCTAGGTAAATTGCGTCCCTCCATTCTGAACTGATTGTCGAGGCCAATTTCACGAGCGCATCAGCCTTTGTATTTTCGGCTCTTGGCACGAGCTCTATGTCGAAGTGTATGAAGGCCTTTGCGTATTCTTGGGTTTTGGCTAGGTACTTTTTCATTTTCTGATCCCTAACTTCAAATTCTCCTTTTAGCTAATCTACTACCAACTGGGAATCACTTGACACCTTGATCTGTGCTACCCCCAGTGCTTCTGCCAGTCGAAGACCAGCTAGCAGAGCTTCGTACTCAGCATCGTTGTTTGTTGTCGAGAATTCCAATTTTAGTGTGTACAAAGTCTTGGTACCATCTGGTGCCCTGAGGATAAATCTTGCGCCTCCTCCAACTGCGTTTGATGACCCGTTGACGTGCAGTGCCCTACGTTTGACCTTCCTGTTAGTTCAAGGGGTCTTTCTTCTGCAAAATCAGCGAGCACCTGGGCCTTGACCGCGGGCCTTGGCAAGTATTGTATGTCGAACTCGCCTAATTCAATGGACCACTTCGTCATTCTCCCCGAACTTTTTGGCCGTTGGAGAATCTGTCTCAGCGGTAGGTTTGTCAACACAGTTATCTTATGAGCCTGAAAGTATGGCCGTAATTTTCGTGccgcacagatgatggagaatgCAACCTTTTCAGTCGTGCTGTAATTCTTTTCTGCTCCACTCAAAACCTTGCTAGTGTAGTATATAGGTTGATGCTACCAACCTTCTTCTCGGACTAAAGCTGAGCTAACCGCGTTCACCGTTGTGGCTATGTACAAGTATAATTCTTCTCCATTCTTTGCCTTCTTCAAAAGGGGTGGGGAGCTGAGGTACTTTTTAAGCTGTTCGAAGGCATTGCTCTACtcctccccccattcgaatcctcctcTATTTCTTAACGCTTTGAAGAAgggtaagcctttgtcccctgagcaggagacaaacctactgagggaggctatccttcgTGTTAAGACTTGAATCTCCTTTTTCGTCCGCAGGGCCTCCATCTCTAGCAGTGCTCTTATTTTGTTAGGGTTGGCCTCTGTACCTCGGTGTGTCACCATGAAACCAAGGAACTTTCATGTGGAAATGTCGAATACGCACTTTGATAGGTTTAACTTCATGTGGTATTTGCGTAAGAGTTTGAACGTCTCTCTCAGGTCTTCACAATGCTTCTCCATTTTCAAGCTTTTTACCAGCATGTCATCTATGTATGCCTTCATAGTTTTACGGAGCTGATCTTTAAATATCTTGTTTACCAACCTCTGGTACGTGGCTCCTGCATTTTTCAATCCGAAGGGCATCACTCGATAACAATACAGCCCCCTTTCGGTGATGAAAGACGTTTTCTCTTCATCAGTCTGATGTAGGGGGATTTGGTTATATCCCGAGTATGCAACCTTAAGCTGAGAAGCTCGTGCCCAGAAGTTGAATCTACCAGCTGATCGATTCGGGGGAGAGGGAAGCTGTCCTTCGGGCACGCCTTATTTAGATCTGTGAAATTTATGCAGGTGCACCATTTTCCGTTAGGCTTTCTTACCAGGATCACATTGCTTAGCCACTCCGGTTAGTTCACCTCCCTAATAAAATTTGCTTGCATCAGCTTTGTTACCTCCTCATCAATTACCTTGATTCGCTCCATCGCAAAACTCCTTTTCTTCTGCTTCATAGGTCGGTGGTTGGGATCCACCTGCAACCTATGCTCTATGATGGCCAGATCAATACCCGACATATCGTCAGCAAACCAAGCGAATACGTCCGCAAATTCGTTCAGCAGCTGGCTTAGCTCTGCTCTCAGGGTTTCAGGCAGGTGACTCCCAATCTGCACGGATCTCTCCTGGGGGCCAAGTAGGGGTACGCGGGCAATATCTTCAGCTACTGTGTTGATTTGAGGATATTCTCCCCATACCTCTAGATCTTCCAAAGTTAGGGTTTCTCTTGCCTCCATCTTTCTTTTCAGGGCCATAACGTAGCAGTTCCGAACTGCTGCTTGATTTTTGTTGACCTCCCGTCTCGTGCGGTGTAGGGAATTTTATCCTGAGGTGGTACGTTGATGTTACGGCTCGAACTACATTAAGAAAAGGGCGGCCCAATAtgatattgttggcctaataaggcttacaattcttattttgatgataacaaatcaaatgatatatttaatatgtttcaagtaaaagtttttcaggaaaataacaaagctcaagtgcataaggaagtttatggattacaaagaatccttgaagaacacaaagtaaagcttatggattataaagagcatgaagaacaaagttatattgtgaaaagctcaaaggaaagattgcaaccacaaagatgatggaagaacaagattgaagactaaaagaattatatatttttttaagaatattctaaatgtaagtacatcaaagttaatctcaagtaaaaagtggtttgaagcttatagaaattcaaaaatatgtttttatatatatactctaaagaatattttttaaatcaataaaaagaaagggtttaagaaaaaaaaactttttttataATAAAGGGCTAGGAGACTGCCATGATGAAGTAGGCGattgccacattaagaaaatggtttttcaaaaagtcagtagctagacaggcgactgcctaacctGCCAGGCACCTGCGTGAACAAGCCAAGCGATTGCCTTGGTTCTAGCAGGCGACTaccagcattctgtgttgagagtctGCTTTATGACAGGCGACTatcactcgaacgttggcattaaatctctcaacgggaagattatttaaaccacgtttttggacatatttatttcaaaatacctggaaatgatttttaggaatctttgggagtaatggatgacttctaaaacatctataaatagttctaatcttcaaaagtttttaaCATTGATGCAATATTcgaaggtttttgaaattaagcaaatCTTCGAAAGTTTTcagatctagcaatcttcaaaagttttcagatccagctatcttcaaaggtttttagatcaagtgacttttcaaaggttttagatcaatcgatcttcaagtattcaaaattctcaaaggatctaaatcTCTCTTGAGCTTAAATTTCTGATCcactattgatttatactttgaagcaaagctttcaaaaataagaatctgttattttctttgaaaaattatttggtaattcatactgagcattgagcttcaaatttcttatatttgaattaccttggagtataagtgtgctaatcattgtactaatttactctgttgtgagagttttcttttgtacacaaaatttctttatcatcattcttagacgatttagagctgttgaatcgttggaccaaacaagggattgttgtttggagaggtaggctctagcctaacagaaggagtggttgtaaataggtgttgttccaccaggtaacggaactgatatagtggaatcctttggtgttttgccaaaggcgaggacgtaggctgtgttgaagccgaaccttgtaaaaatcttgtgtctttctctttgcttcacttactattgttgtatgatttaaaagtgcaggttgcaggttcttaagtgagaaagaaacaaaggtacttgatatatagaaagtacgttttgattaatcatttgcggaaacccaaaaagggagtacgttggttaatctgcggaaatcttaatcaagtaaagtgcatactaagagtttataggaaaatcaacaaaagctctaatattcttggttgagtgattgaattatcttgatttcattaattgacttgtgaatttaaattttcagtatttttaagtgtggttattgtttATACATCTTGTTTTCTGAGTAATTAAAATCAaaggcttaaaaatcattaaaatttaaaagaatccaattcacccccccccccttaggAAGCTATTACTCATttcagatattatatacagagggCCAGTCAACCACTAAGAACTCTATCAATGAAGTAACTAGCTGTGGGGTCGTCCCTATGGTCACAGGTAGCGTGATTGTCCCTACGGGATGAACCACATCTCCACCAAACCCAACCAGGGGAGTTGTGATTGGTTTGAGTCTTTCCTTTCCAATTTTCATCCCTTTCAGTACTAAATAGAACATAATGTTTTCCGAGCTGCCATTATCTATTAATACGCACCTGACTTTGTAGTTCGCCACCAACAAGGAGAGTACCAATGCGTCATCATGTGGTTGTTGTACCCCTTCTTCATCTCGACTGTCAAAGATGATATCTTCACCTTGTCTGTTTCTTTTGCTATTTGGTTCCCCTTTTTCCACCGAGAGCACCTGTTTTGCGTACCTTTTGCGAGCTCCTCTGCTGTCTCCTCCACTAAcagatcctccgaagatcacTGCAATTTCCCCTATGACTTGTTCTTCCTTGTCGTTTGCGTTGGGTCTCTTTTGCTCACGAGGTTCCCTCAGTGGATCTTCTTTTTTGATAAACCTTGATAGGTATCCCCTTTTTATTAAGGCTTCAATTTTGTTTCTCAGCTGAATACACTCCTTTGTGTCGTGCCCGTGATCCTTGTGGAACTGGCAAAACTTAGACATGTTTTGTTTATGCAAGGGAGTTTGCATGGGTTCGGGCCACGAGACATAATCTTTTTTTCTTATCTGCATCAGTACTTCAGAATGTGGTATATTTagaggtgtgtaggtggagaacttactgGATTGCCGTCTCATGTTAGGGTTGGCGAGCAGCGTTGCGATCTCATGCCTTTTCGAAGACCTGGAGGATTCGCCCATTTCCCGACTATTCCCTTTTCTCTTCAACTCAATGCGGGTTCCCCTATTGTCCATCATCTCTTCCAAGTTGATGTACTTTTGCGCTCGGACCATCAACTCCCCCATATCAACTAGTGGGTTTTCCCTAATGAGTACAGGAAGCTTCCAGGTTGGAGAGCTGTGGTCAGGGCTACCAATGCCACTCCCATATCTAGATTGCGGACCTCTAGGGTTCCGACGTTGAAGCGATGCATGAATTTCTTTAGTGTCTCCCTCTCTCCCTGGACCATGCTCATTAGGTGAGATGTTGTTTTGACAATGCTTTGACTGCTGAGGAAATGGCCGGTGAACAGTTGTTCCATCTCCGGGAAGGAGCCGATTGATCCAGGTCGTAAGGTCCAGTACCAATCTCTGGCGTTACCCTTGAGGGTTTCTGCAAAGGCTCGGCACATAATGGAATTAGGAGCGCCTTATAGCTGCATCGGCACCCTGAAGGTGTCCAAGTGGTCGATTGGGTCGAAGAGACCCTCATACctctcaaaggtgggcatcttgaatctgccGGGCAGCgagacctccatcacttctctcGTGAAGGGTGGCTTCGAGGACTGTAGAGACGCTTCCCCATAGAAGGGGTTAGTTGTGATGCCCCgaaacctgccaagtggggcaccggtgccacgtgttccaatcacctgtatccaataccataattaacatacacgcaacggaatataaataaataacctcaaataaataccagagttctatatagcaacccaaaaacaaactctacaacatccagatatctatatccacaaccagtatttaaagcataatctcgtacaaatatatctatacatatatcagtatctcacaataccctaaaaagaaaccaccaaaaacaaTCCTTGCCCAGGCCTTCAAACCcagtctccagaagaacctgaaaaattgttaatccactagggtgagacacttctcagtaaaggtggaataaattataacagtgtgtgacaaatgagttttaatatttacatatcaaaataaattgttttgacataataataataacaactaagaaaatgtaccattaataacattctcgacatctaatgtcatacacacatccaatatgcacaagtacataatttttatgcaggtgaaagtccccaaggatagggaagattacccgcccatacaagtagcttccctctactctagtactaaaaactacctaccagagcactcacctttctcagtaagccctcaggtgaagtattacctcgctgctagtacacacatctttattattttaaaggcgaaggtttctgaGAATCGAGatgtctacctgcccatacaagtagcatccctttgcactgataccaagaaactacctagcagagcactcgcctttctcagcaagcccccggtggtatgtttacctcgccacatgcacacacatgcattcacaatatgctataccattatttttatgctataattaaattcacatgcgcacaacacattcacacaggaatcatgcatctcatacttcatcttccaatgtcctcagtacatggcccacataagcacctacgtacttcttatctacacgtgacccacacaggcaccactcctcACACAGGGTGcataatgtggcccacacagacgccattatccatacaggatataacgtggcccacacaagaaccactacccacacagggtacataacatggcccacacaggcgctattatccacacaagatatacccacacagggtacataacatgacccacacaaaCGCCATTATCCCCATAGAatataacatggctcacacaggcaccactccagctttggcaacacgtggcccacacaggcaccacttttcaccagtatccaatcacCATGACCTACCTGTCATACATTAGTAGAACaaactcctcgacctgccaatgtcctacccaatataaatgacaatatgacaagctcctcgacctgccaacgtcatatcatgatttatatctaagcaatataacaacctcctcatgccaacgttatattgagatacatacgaataaccaaaccagttagtttacacagacgcatcaatgcatttccacacaggaatccaacagattaatacattcccaaacatgagtcaaacataacaatttattcatcatgtcataatcattccaaacacccccacatgcaaacccaaataccacagtaattcatattcaatttattaggaaaaattattctcatgtcacatgaatttaatatcatatgcaattatcccaaatataaattttaaacaaaatcatcattttctagtactcagatggttctaaaaatcatataaataaataataaatttcatacgctcATAAATAACTGATTTATCTTAataaaaatactgatataattttattctcccttacctgattccctgaaccacgcctgcagggctcccaaaattatacccatggtgctcacctgaaccctaattcaatcaaataaaccccaataaaatattattttaatatttcctaatttacat
Coding sequences within:
- the LOC131143965 gene encoding uncharacterized protein LOC131143965; translation: MGELMVRAQKYINLEEMMDNRGTRIELKRKGNSREMGESSRSSKRHEIATLLANPNMRRQSSKFSTYTPLNIPHSEVLMQIRKKDYVSWPEPMQTPLHKQNMSKFCQFHKDHGHDTKECIQLRNKIEALIKRGYLSRFIKKEDPLREPREQKRPNANDKEEQVIGEIAVIFGGSVSGGDSRGARKRYAKQVLSVEKGEPNSKRNRQGEDIIFDSRDEEGVQQPHDDALVLSLLVANYKVSTERDENWKGKTQTNHNSPGWVWWRCGSSRRDNHATCDHRDDPTASYFIDRVLSG